A window of Solea solea chromosome 18, fSolSol10.1, whole genome shotgun sequence contains these coding sequences:
- the si:dkeyp-72h1.1 gene encoding LBH domain-containing protein 2 gives MTEVMNSLEPGAEDFSGGGAAGDEGALFSDTHERYPKLSKRLPSIVVEPTDGAEVESGELRWPPDEPSSPDAHTARQSPEEQTADEEQPSVGEHEEASGAEMQD, from the exons ATGACTGAGGTGATGAACTCTCTGGAGCCCGGGGCGGAGGACTTCAGCGGGGGAGGAGCAGCGGGGGACGAGGGCGCA CTCTTCTCAGACACTCACGAGAGGTATCCAAAGTTGTCCAAGAGGCTTCCGTCCATTGTGGTGGAGCCGACGGACGGAGCCGAGGTGGAAAGTGGCGAACTCCGCTGGCCGCCTGATGAGCCGAGCTCTCCGGACGCTCACACTGCGCGACAGAGTCCAGAGGAACAAACTGCAG ATGAGGAACAGCCAAGTGTCGGTGAGCACGAGGAGGCTTCAGGAGCGGAGATGCAAGACTGA